The DNA segment CAAAATACCCTTTCAGAAGAGCTTGTACGCGTCGCAGATAAAGGACGCTTTTTGCCAGAGAAGTGGAAAGTGTACATCAAAGCTTGGCTCAATCGCAGCGCCCTATTTAGGCAGTCTGTATAGCACTAAAGACGACAAAAGGAGTTTTGCACATGTCTAACACCGAATTTCCTATCCTTGATCAAAATGTAGTCGATCAAGTGGTCAGTGACACTGGCATAGAGATCTTGCCACTTTTGATAGATAGTTACCTAGATGAATCTAAAATTCGACTCGGGAACATTGCTCAAGCGGTAGAAAGCAAAGATGGAGAAACCTTAGAGTTTGAAGTTCACACTTTAGGCAGCACTTCTCTAGCCATTGGGGTAGAAGCCTTGGGGCGTTTATCACGACAGATAGAGCATTTATGCCTTGAAGGGAAGCATGATGAAGCTTTCGCGCTATACCCTCAGGTCTCTGAGCTCGCAGAACGATCACACAGTGCTTTGCAAACATTGAAGCAAGGTCTATAACTATAAATACTGACCTATTTACTAACTAATTGAACTAATAATAAAAATCAGCGTACTTAGCTGAACAAGGATGTTTTATGAGACCCAAAGTTCTCTTGGTGGAAGACTCAACTTCACTGGCTATTCTCTACCAACAGTACGTCAAAGACGAACCCTACGATATGTTTCACGTTGAAACTGGACGCGAAGCAAAGGCTTTCATCGAGAAGCAACTGCCGCAACTTGTGATACTTGATCTCAAATTGCCCGATACGTCAGGTGAAGAAATCTTAGAGTGGATCGTCGAGAATGAATTTCCCATCTCCGTGGTAATAGCGACAGCTCACGGCTCGGTTGATATCGCCGTGAATCTCATCCAAATCGGCGCTGATGATTTCCTTGAAAAGCCCATTCAAGCTGACAGACTAAAAACCTCGGTTCGGCTTCATCTCAAGCGCGCTAAACTCGAAACTCTCGTCAACAAGATGGAGACGGAGTTCGACCGAACTAACTTCCATGGATTTATCGGTTCGAGTTTACAGATGCAAGCCGTCTACAAAACCATTGAGTCTGCAGCCCCAACGTCTGCCAGTGTATTCGTACATGGTGAAAGTGGTACAGGTAAAGAAGTGTGCGCCGAGGCCATCCACCAGCAAAGTAGCCGTGCTAACAAGCCTTTTGTCGCCATCAACTGTGGTGCTATTCCTAAAGACCTGATGGAAAGCGAGATCTTCGGACATGTAAAGGGCGCTTTCACTGGTGCAACAACAGACCGTAAAGGCGCAGCAATGCAGGCCAATGGGGGGACTCTTTTCCTCGATGAGCTTTGTGAAATGGAATTGGAGATGCAGAAAAAGCTGCTGCGTTTTTTACAACTCGGTACATTCACACCGTTGGGGGGTAGCAGAGAGATCAAAGTTGATTGCCGAATCATCTGTGCAACGAACCGAGACGCACTAAAAGAAGTTACTGAGGGGCGTTTTAGAGAAGACTTGTATTACCGTGTTCACGTTATTCCAATCGATATGCCGCCTTTAAGAGAGCGCGGTAATGATATTGTGACTCTGGCTAATCATTTCGTTAAGTTGTATGCCAAACAAGATAAGAAGAAATTCAAAGGCCTAAGTAAAGACGTTGAGAAATACTTCTTAAGTTACGAATGGCCAGGAAATGTTCGCCAACTGCAAAATATAATGCGCAATATTGTCGTGCTCAATGACGGTGACTACGTAGAGATGTCGATGTTGCCTCCTCCTCTAAATACACCTATGGCTGCTACCAAAACCGTGTCTGAGACGACAGCTCATCAACCAGCGGCCATAGTACCACAACCTGTGTATGTTGAGCCTGAGCCGCACGCGCCAGTGTATGTCGACGAAGCGCCACAAGCGAGTCCAGTGGAACCAGTGGCAGTCAGCTCACCGACGCAACCACAAGAGATACGCCCGATGTGGCAAGTGGAAAGAGAAGCGATTCAAAATGCGATTGAGTATTGTGACGGTAACGTTCTCAACGCAGCGGTTTTACTCGACTTGAGCCCATCAACAGTGTATCGAAAGAAACAGCAATGGGAACAAGAAGAACAAAGCGAGAGTTAAAAGCAAGACTGAGCTAGGGGGATGCGTGAGCCAATCGAATCAACGCGATTTTGTCGAACCAGACATCGGGGAGATATGGCTACTATTGGATAGCCTTACTTTTGGTGGGATTGAAACGCATGTCGTCGAGTTGGCGCTCGGCTTAAAGACCTTTGAGCAACCTGTGCGTGTTGTGCTGTTAACTGAGTTCGACCGCCCTTCGGCTATCGTTGGAAAATTAGCAGCGCTCGAACTCAACTACTGTTATCTACATCAACTCTCAGATGTACCCTCTTCTACAGGCTTTATGAGCCTATTAAAACAGTGCAGGCAAGCCTGTCTGCGCTATCAACCCAAAGTCATCCATGCACATGGCTACAAAGCTAATCTTGTGAGTAAACTGAGTTCAGGCACGACTAGGCAAGTGTCTACATTCCATTCCGGTGAAACACCAAAAGGACTTGTTCGACTGTATGATCTTTTTGACCGATTTAGCGCTTTTTTATCGGCTCATAACTTCACTGTAAGCCAAGCTATCTCTGATAAAATCCCAACACAAACCCATGTGCTTAATAACTTTATCAGTGTGGATGGGCTCACGTCGTCTCAGGGTAAACAAGTCGCTTTTGTCGGCAGACTTAGCCACGAAAAAGGCCCCGACCTCTTTATCTCAGTAGCAGAGCAGCTTCCGCAAATCACCTTTCACCTCTATGGCGATGGTCCAATGATGCAATCACTAGGTCATGATTCCCCGAGTAACATTGTGTTCCATGGTTTTCAATCTGACATGCGCAAAGTCTGGCCAGAGATAGGGCTACTCTTAATCACATCACGTTACGAAGGGCTGCCGATGACCGCTCTAGAGGCGATGGCAAGAGGCATTCCAGTCATTAGCACCAGAGTTGGTGCGATTGAGTCACTGATCAGCGATAAGCAAAACGGTTGGATTGCTAACAGTATTGATGATTTCCCTAGTCTTATTCAGCAATGGCTTGAATTAGACAACCAACTTCGACAAAAAATAGTGCACAGTGCAGAAAATACCATCACTTCTCACTACTCCACTCAGGCCGTCATTCCACAAATTATTGATTCATATCGATAGTCTTATGCAACGTCAATTTTTTTTCTTGACGACAAATTTTTATCGTTAGACTCACCTGCCATTTTATCCGTTAATGCGCACTCCGAAATGAGCCTCTTATGTTTCGGTGAACGGGTTGCTCCCAACCCCATTTTACTTCTGTCCCTACACCTATAAATAATCGTTAGGGGTTGTTTTCTCTGATTGTTTTGTGAGATTCGCAATGAAAAACTCTGCATCTCAACTCGACCAAATCCGAGCTGATTACAATGTTCATTACTGGAGCCAAGGCTTCTACGGCATCAACGACAATGGCGAAATGTATGCGTCACCAACAACAAACCGTGACCACCAAATCCCATTTAGCGCCATCGTTAAAGAGCTAGAGTCTAAACAGATAAACCTGCCTGTATTGGTTCGTTTTCCACAGATTCTACATCAACGTGTGAACAGTATTTGCCTGGCATTTAATCAAGCAATTGAAGACTATCAATACCCGAATAAATACTTACTCGTTTACCCAATTAAGGTAAACCAACAGAAAGAAGTGGTGGATGAGATCCTTGCAAGTCAGGCATCTCTAGAGCATAAGCAACTCGGCTTAGAGGCTGGTAGCAAACCAGAACTGCTTGCTGTACTTGCGTTAGCGCAACAAGCGAGTTCGGTGATTGTATGTAACGGCTACAAAGACCGTGAATATATTCGTTTAGCTCTAACCGGAGAGAAACTTGGGCATAAAGTATTTATCGTACTTGAGAAGCTGTCAGAGCTCGATATTGTTCTGCAAGAAGCGAAAAATCTTGGGGTACAGCCTCGTTTGGGGATTCGCATTCGCCTTGCCTCTCAGGGAGCAGGTAAGTGGCAAGCAAGTGGTGGTGAGAAGTCAAAATTTGGCTTATCAGCATCACAGGTTCTCACTGTTATAGAACGATTAAAAACGCAGGACTTGCTAGACAGATTACAACTCGTGCATTTTCACCTTGGTTCTCAAATGGCGAATATTCGTGACGTGAGAAACGGTGTCAATGAATCTGCACGTTTTTACTGTGAACTGCGCAAGCTTGGTGCTCAAATCGACTACTTCGATGTCGGTGGTGGCCTAGCAGTTGACTACGATGGAACACGCAGCCAGTCATCGAACTCGATGAACTACGGTCTTGCGGAATACGCGAGAAACGTAGTCAGCAGCGTGGGTGATGTGTGTGTTGAGTATGGTGAGCCGATGCCAGTGATCATCTCTGAGTCTGGTCGCTCATTGACTGCGCATCACGCGGTTTTGATTTCAAACGTCATTGGTACCGAGTCATACCAGCCAGAAACAATTGAAGAGCTGGCTGCAGATGCCCCGACGTTACTACAGAACATGTGGCGCAACTGGCTCAATTTACAAGATGGGACTGATGCTCGTGCATTGATTGAGATTTACAACGATACGCAAAGTGACTTATCTGAAGTTCATTCTCAATTTGCAATGGGTCTATTGAACCTTGAGCAAAGAGCCTGGGCAGAGAAACTTTCACTGCGTATCTACTTTGAATTGAATCGCAACATGAGCGCTAAAAACCGCTTTCATCGCCCGATTATTGATGAACTGAGTGAGCGTTTGGCGGATAAGTTTTTCGTGAACTTTTCGCTGTTCCAATCGCTACCAGATGCTTGGGGTATCGATCAAGTTTTCCCTGTCATGCCGCTTTCTGGCTTAGGGCAAGGAGAGGAACGTCGCGCTGTGATGCTGGACATTACTTGCGACTCCGATGGTGCGATTGACCATTATGTCGATGGACAAGGCATCGAAAAAACACTGCCTGTCCCGGCATGGAGTGAAGATAAACCCTATCTAATGGGCTTCTTCTTAGTTGGCGCATACCAAGAGATCTTGGGTGATATGCACAATCTGTTTGGTGATACACACAGTGCCGTAGTGAATGTCGATGACAATGGTCAGTTTGAGATTAGCAACATCAATCCGGGTGATTCCGTCGAAGATATGATGCGTTATGTGCACATTGATGTAGATAGCATTCGCGATAATTATCGCACCTTGGTTAGCCAGCGCGTACCAGCGAGCGAACAGCAGCAAGTACTTGCTGAACTTGAACAAGGTTTGGTGGGTTATACCTATTTAGAGGATTTCTAAAATGAATGATTTGTTCTCAAAAACTGATTATTCACTGTACTCAAACTCCATGTCATTCGTGCGTCGACCAATGGTTCAAAATCCAGTCGACGCTAACGCGGATGTCGTTGTGCTAGGTCTACCGTTAGACCTAGCAACATCGGGACGTCCCGGTGCTCGCCTAGGCCCAGATGCCATTCGTCGAGCGTCGGTGAACTTAGCATGGGAAGGGAATAAGTACCCGTGGAATTTCAATCTCTTTGATAAAGTCAAAGTTGTTGATGCCGGTGATTTAGTCTTTAATGCTGGAGATGCTGAAGATTTTACCTATCGCTTGGAAAACGCAGCCAGTGAGATTCTGCGCAGCGGAAAAACCTTATTAGGACTCGGTGGTGATCATTTCGTTACTCTACCGATCTTGCGTGCTCATGCTAAACAGTATGGTGAAATGGCATTGATTCACTTCGATGCCCATACCGATACTTATGCTAACGGTAGCAGCTACGATCACGGTACCATGTTTTATCATGCGCCAAAAGAAGGGTTGATCTCGGCAAGTCACTCAATGCAGATTGGTATTCGAACCGAGTATGACAAATCGGAACATGCGCTCAATGTTATCGATGCGATGGAAGCAAACGATCTCAGTGTCGATGAAATCGTTGCTCGCATTAAACAAACGGTTGGCGATAGGCCTGTTTACGTCACGTTTGACATCGACTGCTTAGACCCAGCATTTGCTCCTGGCACCGGCACACCCGTTATTGGTGGGCTGAACTCTGACAAAGTAATGAAGATCATTCGTAAACTGGTCGGACTCAACATCGTTGGTATGGATGTGGTTGAAGTCTCTCCAGCTTATGACCAAAGCGACATTACAGCGCTAGCAGGAGCAACGATTGCATTGGAGTTACTTTATGTTTGGGCAGCTAGTCGCTAGAACGGTTAATCGCTCAAAAGAGAAATCGCTAAAACAAGGTCTTTAGCCATCAAAGCCGCTCTATTTCAAATTGCGAATAGGGCGGCTTTTTCATTCTGACACCGCTCCTTTCCCTGATTACTTGTCGTTTCAAAATGAGAATCACCACTTCGATACTCAACTCAATCTAGTCTCAATTTGAGAAACACTAGAGTTGAACACAGTAAATCACTGAATAAATTGAACAATTTAGATTGGCATCCTCTTTGCTCTATCTGTTTAGACTTTGAATACACGAATAGAACGCAATGTGCTTAAGCACAGTCAAGAGAGGCTAGGATGACTAAAAAAATTCCACTACTTATTGTGCACTACGGTGATAACTGGATTCGCGGCAGTGAAGTGTGTCTCATGAATATGATTGATTCACTCGATAATCGTTATGTCCCGATTGTGTGGACAAACAATCCCGCTTTCGCTGACTATGCCGAAGCAAACCATATCATAGTTGAGCAAAGCGAGTTCCCGGAACTGGTGTGCCTTCACTCAGGTCAACGCAAAATTGACTGGAATAATTGGTGTCTTCTATTCAACAAAGCGCGGTACCTAATCCGCAAGCACCACATCAAACTGATACACGTTAACAGTGGTGCTCCATGTCAGTGGATGGCTTCCGCTGCTCGTGCGACTCATACTCCCATTGTCGCTCAACTGCATTGCGAATATAACCTGCACGACCGCTTCACACTTGGCCTGCATACAGTGCCAAACATTATCACGGTTAGTCATGCCATCAGCCAATCTCTACTTGAAGAGGGATATGAACAGCATCGCCTTCATGTCGTACACAACGGCGTTCCAGTGACAAGCAAAGAAGATATTGAGCCTGTCAACATTCGAGAAGAGCTAGGAATCAACGAAGACGCTAAAATCATACTGAGTGTTGGCTCTCTTATAGAACGTAAGGGCGTGGATAGATTAATCTCCACTATCTATCGTCTACGTGAAGAAGGCATCAACGCCCATCTAGTAGTAATAGGCGATGGTGAATGCAAAACTTTGCTGGAACAGTTTGCACAAGCGATTAATGTAGAAGATTACGTTCATCTAATTGGTGAACAAAATAACGTAAATGCATGGCTGCACGGTGGGGCAAACCTGTTTATTAGCGGCGCTCGCAGCGAAGCATTTGGACTCGTTCTTGTTGAGGCAGCGCTAGCAGGTATTCCAGTCATTGCTCCTGCTACAGGCGGCATTGTCGAAGTGATCAAGGATAGAAAAACTGGCCTACTTTACCCAAACAATAAAGACGCGGTTGAGCATATCACTCAACGTGCAACTTCAATCCTTTATGACCAAGAATATGGCCAAGAGCTTGCGGCTGCTGGTTTGACTCATGCTCAACAACACTTCTCGGTTGAAAACAATGTCTCGCATATTGAGGCGGTATATGAACATGTTCTACTCCAGCCAGGACAGCACAAATCAGTTTTCTCTGTGTTCCGCTGCGCTTTGCGCCCCTTAAAAACCGTGTGGAAAAAACACATTATTAATCGCTTCTTTGTGAGAGGAGCTCGCTATGAAAACTGCTAACCTACGACATGTTATTGTCTATGACCCTATCCCGTTTCATGGCGGCTCAAAAGTTGCGACGCTGCATGCGCTTGAACAAACCAATGAGAGTGTACTATTCCATGTGCTGTCAGCTCATCCTCAAAGTTGGCAAAGTGCGAACCTCGCTGACGCCAATGAACCTATGATTCATGTATCGACGCTACCAATACCCAACTTGCTAGCGACTCAAACACAGGGCCTAGCCTACTGGCTAAAACAGGGTTATCTCGTCATGATGTTGTTGATGTACACCCTTGCGCTTTTTACACGCTACCTACAATGCCCTAGTAAAATTGTTCTAGCTTCAGGGCCGGGTGTCGATTTTGCTGGTTACGTGTTAGCTCATCTTACTCGATTACCTGCGGTACAGCTGGTTCACGGGCCTGTAGGCAAGAGTCGTGTAGCGAAGTGGTGTCTAACTCAAGCGCATCAGACTTTTTATCTAGAATCTGCGAAACCTTCTTTGTTGGCTGCGCTGGAAACGCCATTTGCGGAGCTACCTAAACACTTCCATGCATTCGTCAATGGGCTACCCCAAAGACTTTGGCCAACCAACAGTCTCGTGCAAAGACAGTGGCACCATCCGACGGTTTTTTGGGCTGCGTCTCTATTAAAATGGAAGGGGCTTGATTTACTGGTTGATTCGTTACAGCGTCACAGACTAAGCCAACATTTACACAGCAACATCTGTTACATCCAACCAGAAAAAACATCAGCAGAAGTCAGTCAGGCCAATATTCCTGTACAAAATTGTCAATGGCATCGTTCGCCTCGTGACCTTGATGAACTGCGAGCAAATTCTGATATTTACGTCTCGACGAGCCAGTTCGAACCTTTTGGGCTATCGACACTAGAAGCATTGGCTGCCGGCCTCATTGTCGTTATTCCTGCTGACGGTGCCTACTGGGACCACCAACTTCAACACGGCTACAACTGCTACAAATACCGTATGAACGATCCGGAAAGCCTAAATCAAATCTTGGAGCACATTTGCCGAAATATGAAAAGTTGTCGAAGAGTGGCAATAAA comes from the Vibrio astriarenae genome and includes:
- the speA gene encoding arginine decarboxylase, which gives rise to MKNSASQLDQIRADYNVHYWSQGFYGINDNGEMYASPTTNRDHQIPFSAIVKELESKQINLPVLVRFPQILHQRVNSICLAFNQAIEDYQYPNKYLLVYPIKVNQQKEVVDEILASQASLEHKQLGLEAGSKPELLAVLALAQQASSVIVCNGYKDREYIRLALTGEKLGHKVFIVLEKLSELDIVLQEAKNLGVQPRLGIRIRLASQGAGKWQASGGEKSKFGLSASQVLTVIERLKTQDLLDRLQLVHFHLGSQMANIRDVRNGVNESARFYCELRKLGAQIDYFDVGGGLAVDYDGTRSQSSNSMNYGLAEYARNVVSSVGDVCVEYGEPMPVIISESGRSLTAHHAVLISNVIGTESYQPETIEELAADAPTLLQNMWRNWLNLQDGTDARALIEIYNDTQSDLSEVHSQFAMGLLNLEQRAWAEKLSLRIYFELNRNMSAKNRFHRPIIDELSERLADKFFVNFSLFQSLPDAWGIDQVFPVMPLSGLGQGEERRAVMLDITCDSDGAIDHYVDGQGIEKTLPVPAWSEDKPYLMGFFLVGAYQEILGDMHNLFGDTHSAVVNVDDNGQFEISNINPGDSVEDMMRYVHIDVDSIRDNYRTLVSQRVPASEQQQVLAELEQGLVGYTYLEDF
- a CDS encoding sigma-54-dependent transcriptional regulator, giving the protein MRPKVLLVEDSTSLAILYQQYVKDEPYDMFHVETGREAKAFIEKQLPQLVILDLKLPDTSGEEILEWIVENEFPISVVIATAHGSVDIAVNLIQIGADDFLEKPIQADRLKTSVRLHLKRAKLETLVNKMETEFDRTNFHGFIGSSLQMQAVYKTIESAAPTSASVFVHGESGTGKEVCAEAIHQQSSRANKPFVAINCGAIPKDLMESEIFGHVKGAFTGATTDRKGAAMQANGGTLFLDELCEMELEMQKKLLRFLQLGTFTPLGGSREIKVDCRIICATNRDALKEVTEGRFREDLYYRVHVIPIDMPPLRERGNDIVTLANHFVKLYAKQDKKKFKGLSKDVEKYFLSYEWPGNVRQLQNIMRNIVVLNDGDYVEMSMLPPPLNTPMAATKTVSETTAHQPAAIVPQPVYVEPEPHAPVYVDEAPQASPVEPVAVSSPTQPQEIRPMWQVEREAIQNAIEYCDGNVLNAAVLLDLSPSTVYRKKQQWEQEEQSES
- the speB gene encoding agmatinase, whose product is MNDLFSKTDYSLYSNSMSFVRRPMVQNPVDANADVVVLGLPLDLATSGRPGARLGPDAIRRASVNLAWEGNKYPWNFNLFDKVKVVDAGDLVFNAGDAEDFTYRLENAASEILRSGKTLLGLGGDHFVTLPILRAHAKQYGEMALIHFDAHTDTYANGSSYDHGTMFYHAPKEGLISASHSMQIGIRTEYDKSEHALNVIDAMEANDLSVDEIVARIKQTVGDRPVYVTFDIDCLDPAFAPGTGTPVIGGLNSDKVMKIIRKLVGLNIVGMDVVEVSPAYDQSDITALAGATIALELLYVWAASR
- a CDS encoding glycosyltransferase family 4 protein; amino-acid sequence: MSQSNQRDFVEPDIGEIWLLLDSLTFGGIETHVVELALGLKTFEQPVRVVLLTEFDRPSAIVGKLAALELNYCYLHQLSDVPSSTGFMSLLKQCRQACLRYQPKVIHAHGYKANLVSKLSSGTTRQVSTFHSGETPKGLVRLYDLFDRFSAFLSAHNFTVSQAISDKIPTQTHVLNNFISVDGLTSSQGKQVAFVGRLSHEKGPDLFISVAEQLPQITFHLYGDGPMMQSLGHDSPSNIVFHGFQSDMRKVWPEIGLLLITSRYEGLPMTALEAMARGIPVISTRVGAIESLISDKQNGWIANSIDDFPSLIQQWLELDNQLRQKIVHSAENTITSHYSTQAVIPQIIDSYR
- a CDS encoding glycosyltransferase, with translation MTKKIPLLIVHYGDNWIRGSEVCLMNMIDSLDNRYVPIVWTNNPAFADYAEANHIIVEQSEFPELVCLHSGQRKIDWNNWCLLFNKARYLIRKHHIKLIHVNSGAPCQWMASAARATHTPIVAQLHCEYNLHDRFTLGLHTVPNIITVSHAISQSLLEEGYEQHRLHVVHNGVPVTSKEDIEPVNIREELGINEDAKIILSVGSLIERKGVDRLISTIYRLREEGINAHLVVIGDGECKTLLEQFAQAINVEDYVHLIGEQNNVNAWLHGGANLFISGARSEAFGLVLVEAALAGIPVIAPATGGIVEVIKDRKTGLLYPNNKDAVEHITQRATSILYDQEYGQELAAAGLTHAQQHFSVENNVSHIEAVYEHVLLQPGQHKSVFSVFRCALRPLKTVWKKHIINRFFVRGARYENC
- a CDS encoding glycosyltransferase family 4 protein, which encodes MKTANLRHVIVYDPIPFHGGSKVATLHALEQTNESVLFHVLSAHPQSWQSANLADANEPMIHVSTLPIPNLLATQTQGLAYWLKQGYLVMMLLMYTLALFTRYLQCPSKIVLASGPGVDFAGYVLAHLTRLPAVQLVHGPVGKSRVAKWCLTQAHQTFYLESAKPSLLAALETPFAELPKHFHAFVNGLPQRLWPTNSLVQRQWHHPTVFWAASLLKWKGLDLLVDSLQRHRLSQHLHSNICYIQPEKTSAEVSQANIPVQNCQWHRSPRDLDELRANSDIYVSTSQFEPFGLSTLEALAAGLIVVIPADGAYWDHQLQHGYNCYKYRMNDPESLNQILEHICRNMKSCRRVAINGQKIANLYKARETYRDIADAIQASVTDKVTT
- a CDS encoding Hpt domain-containing protein, with amino-acid sequence MSNTEFPILDQNVVDQVVSDTGIEILPLLIDSYLDESKIRLGNIAQAVESKDGETLEFEVHTLGSTSLAIGVEALGRLSRQIEHLCLEGKHDEAFALYPQVSELAERSHSALQTLKQGL